GCGTTTTTGCGCGGCGATTCCACATGAAGAAGCTTGGTCCTGGACGAGAAGCAAAACCGAGACTGAAGGAGGATGCAGAAACGTGAAATCGTGCGTTTCCACGAGTTGAAACGCGTTTTTGACTACCTTGGAAGAAAATGAAGAATACTGAAACCTTCAGAGGCGTGAACGAGAGGGTTTTTGAACCCAGATGAagaataattttgtttttttgtttttttaatatgtttaacacagatgaagaacaattttgattttttgtttttttaatatatttttgttttgttatttcaattatttgaaactataaaattaggattaattgaattctaaaatttgattaatttaaaaggatatttttgtctaatcaaataaaggaaggatgtttaagtctttttataaaattaaataaataaatattttttatttttatttaattaaaaagggtgttttagtaaaagtggtgatatactatgtatttaaaaaagaaaaaattaaatgctgacgtggaaaataaattccacatgtcttattgttatttgtctatattttaaacgtatcggtacgtatgaatttatcatcgtatCGTAGCAAACACCTATTTGTAACTACCCATTAGTGGACAGCACATCTGTTTTCTTCCATATTCACCAACTCCTTTTGTTATTTTGTATGGGAGtacatataaattttatttgttgcatcagagtacataaaaatttgaaatataatgtaagtaaaaaaatatttcatattatatatcaatAGAGTAGTGACATGCATTAACTGAGTCATCAAATAAATCatgtgtatttaaattatattttaaatttttaaatagtggGTAGTTATAAAAGAGGTAACCGTGTTAATAGTGGGTAGTTTAATGGTTTTCCTATCATTTAAAATGGACTAAAATTGATCAAGTATATCTattttaatctcttctaccaatctttttatgtactaattgcatgccaaaaatttggattattgatattattaatattttttattatttttaatttatttttttaaaaaaaatacatatatctcgtttacactgtaaacaagataaatataaaattatctcatttacagtgtaaacgagataaaagaaaaatatttatttcggtaaatattttttaaattatttattttgatgNNNNNNNNNNNNNNNNNNNNNNNNNNNNNNNNNNNNNNNNNNNNNNNNNNNNNNNNNNNNNNNNNNNNNNNNNNNNNNNNNNNNNNNNNNNNNNNNNNNNNNNNNNNNNNNNNNNNNNNNNNNNNNNNNNNNNNNNNNNNNNNNNNNNNNNNTCCAATTAattcttaataaattaatatctggTCCCCATTATTGAATTATTAAGTGATGGCGGGACACCACCATAGGTTTTATTAGTAGAACCCAAACTACCATGGCGATGAGGTATTTTCAGCCGACAAATCAATTGCTAACTTGGTTTGATGCTTTCTTAAAACAAGATACTAAACatagaaaatgaaattaaatattAGATATTATTAGCCCACATTAATATAAATAGAGGGTATTTTTAATAATCATTAGGCAATATGTAAATCGTCAAATAATCATTATGCTCTTCCTTCTATTTCATTAGCCAATGTAATATGTGAattcaacaaaaataattatttttgttgaatTATTATAATTAGCCATTAGTATATATAAAGATGAGCATCATTCCTTTTATATTAGTTGTTTATTGTACGAAACTTTCATGTTCAAACCGATCTAAATTTAATGTTATCTATTTTAAAGAATTATGAtgtttaataacaaaaataattaaaaaaaatagctaaaatttatattaaattctTCTCGTCACtacaaaaaataattcaaaatcgTTAAAATTATTGTCAGTTTTTTTCAatgatattattttcgaaaatttcgtGAATTTTTTATACGATAACACATCAATAAAAAAGGTTATGATTCTCACTATCAAATAAAATAATCCTTCACAAAGTGTAACACTATTTCAcgcaaaaaatatttaaaatgacaCGAGTCATTCTGTCAAATTTACTATAAAATAATTTGACGAAAATATTTGATCAAAAAATTATGTTGGACATTATCTGTATTCGAGTGGTAATCAAAACACAGGATTTTATCATTTGAAATTTGGATTTCCGTCAGAATTTTTCCAAGCGAGATCCGACAACTAAGTTATTACACCCTAATATAGTAATATTAGTCACGGCCTCCTCCTTCCGCCCACCCCCTCGTTTCACTTTTTACATTCTAAAACACCAAACTCGCCCTCCCNCTCTCCACCCTTAAATTCTTATCATTATGTTTGCGGTCCTTATAATTAATTAGAGTATGATAAAATATACCATATGTATTTTTCCTTAAACTGAACTAATTATTATATTTTCAAGCACTGCTACAGATATCAAAGATCGAGAAGAACTGATTGAatataattttctatttaattccaTCCATACAGGATTTGAAATTCCAAAATGCGCCATTGTAGTTGTGGTCGCCATATTACTATAGTATGTGACTAGCTATTACATATATCAGTTCAACATAGTAGCTATCTAAAACCGGAGCTTAATTAAAATCATGACTACATGCAATGAAGAACAACATTATTGAAGCAGTAATATTCCGCTTATTATTGTGAAAACTCAcgttaatttattttcatataaaGTTAATAGTTGAAGAtgattaaatgataatttaattaaatatgaaaaaatgcaggaaaataataaatttagtgaACAATACCGTTATGCATATAGTAATCTCCTTTTTTTATATGTGATTTCTGTTGGAGTGTAGTAATCTCCTTTTTTTATATGCCGTTATACATAtagtaatttcttttttttattttattagattaattttaaaacttattgTTTATATTGTTTACGAAAATCATTATCTAtctaataaaattgattaaatatgtatatcaattatttaataatttttaactatcaattttacACGTAGACAACCGGTATAAATTTTTATCTCAACCTATTATAAAGACAAGGAATAAAAATACACATACAATTTTTATCAATTATACTATGTGTAaactaaaattagccactaaaattaatcactaatataaaatatatattaaaatataaatatatattaaaattaagttaaattatacgtatatttatatataaatccattcgtaattaattttaataactgattttaatatacaaatagcGTTTTTGAATCTTTATATATCcccaaaagaaaaatgaaagaaaacacAAGTATATGTATTCATACAGAAATTGAATTAATCAATCAAATAAGTTCATACGTGTATCCATCTATTGGTCAAGTTAGTTTCTTTCATTTCTTTCCGGAAACAATACAGTTTATTTAGATGGGTAATGGGTTCAACAACAAAAGTCAACCCGCTAAATTAAAGAAGTCAACAGATATGTCTAAGTTCAATTAATGAACATACATTTATAAAATTACTTACAAATCATAATATACTACACAAAAGTTCTCAGCAGAAAGAACTCAAACtcgaattaataaataataatatttgtaaaATAGTGGTTATTTACTCGGACAAAATGTCGTTTATGGGTGGCATCTGACTAAAAAACCTATCAAACTCCTTAAACGACATATCTCTAATCAAAAACTGGTTTACaaaaccattattattattgttacctGCTGATGAAGAAGAATCAGGCACATGaacatgattattattattattattattattgtaataattcttcctttgatgatgatgatggtgatctCTCAGCTTATCATGACGAGGTTTCCCATAATCATCAGAAGAGTCTTTACCAGTTAGCTTCTGAACCACAGATTTGAAGCTTGTAGCATCAGTTTCCACATATTGCGTGTTTATAATCACAACCTTCACCGGACCCTTGTTGCTTCCACCGCCATAACCAGACATTGTTcaacaaaatataataatttaaaataataaaaagaaaaactaaaagaagaAAAACCCAGAAGCTTTCTCTAGCTAGatgattttttttccttcttcttttgggAGTGAAAAGGGCTTAATTTAATTGGGTTATTGACGTGGGATATTTATATTATTCGATGCATCAAGGTTTGGCTTTTTCCGcgtttattaaattaatttttgtggTTCATGGGTGGTGGGGTTTGGTTTGACGGCTTGAAGTTATATAGATGAAATAAGTTGACCGGTGctgtttttatgtttttatgtgaaatttaatTAATGAGAAAGAAAGTTTCCAATTTTAATAATAAAGCTATGATATTTAAGGTTGATATAGTCAAGCCTCACAATTCGCAATTGCAAGCCAATAATTATAAGCCAGAAGAGCCACTATGCTAATATATATTTACTTCTTGTGATATATGGATCTCCATTTAATAATGTAtgacttttttttataatataaactGCTCAATTTTTTAATGATGGAAGACTCAGATTATTAAGAGAGATTGAATTTAATAaaagctaaaaaaaaaagaaacttttatatatgtataaataAAGAGAACAAGATCTCTGGAACAACACATACTcctctcttttcctttttatatatatatatatatgtacattacaacatataatattagtaaatacatATATGAATCATCTCTGTTATATTGAGATATTAATATTAGAGAATATTAATACtaaagttatttatttacttttctcttatctattttatatttatttcatcttttttatttatttattttacaatatgTTATTAGCACGAAATTTTGATCAAAATTTAAGAAGACAtaggtaataaatttttattatgtcaaaatTTTCTCATCTTAAATTTAGTGTTCTTGATTTATCTAGAAATAACTATTTATTATGAATATTAGATGTcgaaattcatcttgattcaatagatcttgaagataccattaagACTAAAAATAAAGCATCTTAGAAGGATAAAGTCAAAGTCATAAtcttccttcgtcgtcatcttgacgaaggattgaaaaatgatatCTCACTAAAAGATTTTGTAAATCTGTGAAAAATTCTTCTtcaagaaaggtataatcattaAAAGACAGTGGTACTTCCTCAAGTCTGATATGAGTGGACACACTTCGGTCTATAgaattttaaatctataaatgaatacCATTCAGCAATGTTTCGAATTATCTCACGAATAAAATTATGTGGGAAAAAACAACTGATAATGACATGTTACTTTTTCAAACTTCCATGTCTCGAAtatgctcctgcagcagcagtgtcgaaaaaaaaattttaaaaatatttgagcTAATTTCTTCATTTCTTGTTGCTGGAGGTAACAATGaattactttaaaaaaataatgaagcGCACCTAGCTGGCGCCGCTCCATTTTCTGAAGTAAATGCAGTAAATTAAAACTTCAAAAGAGGTAAATGGTAAggttttggtaataaaaaaaattatgaaagaaagaaaaattattttcataagAAGGGATCTTACCAGAAGtggaataaagaaagaaataatggacaaaataaatcaacagaagaTAAATATTTCTGTTGTGGTAGAAAGagccattggtcacgtacttCTCGTACCCCAAGGCACTTAGTTGATCTTTGTCAAGCATTTTTTAAAAATGATAACAAAcgaaaggagaaaatttttgttttaaaggATGTTGCTGAAAATTACACCATTCATTAtgaagtatataatttttttaaggatCGTAAAGGAAATATTAGTCATTTAGTCatggataaaaaaaattaatatttgaatttattaAGTACTTATGTTAATATATAATGTAAGAAACTTCTTGTTAAATTTTATCTcttatgtatttaaattttaagtataatgtatataaataatgttatattagaaaagttgcctTCACTTTcttctgggttatattatactaaaattacTCATCTTGTACTaaaagaagaatgtgttaatattattattattggttcAGACAATGTAATAGAAGGCTCCAGaagaattataattttattttctggagaaaaaaattcataataaataatgcactattatctactaagtctctaagaaacttgttgggtttaaagatattcgccgaaatggatatcatattgaaaccatgaatgagaaaaatcatgagtacttatatatcacaactcatgatttaaataaaaaggttatattagaaaagttatccTCACTTTTATCtgttatattatactaaaatcgGTGctattgaatcacatgccattgtaaaccagaaatttcacaactagaaaatggattaatacagacagatttagtctttattacagacgaatttttggttaccgacaaaattaccgacggattttatccctctgtaaaagcctcgtaggaaattatttaccgacggattttttttgtcggaaaattaccgacggatttttaccaattaccgacggattttccctctgtaaattctccatccatttcctGGAGACAACGAACTTTCCGGCagatttttcgtcggtaattacagacggatttttcgatggattttccatctgtaattacagacagatttttcggCAAATTTTTTGtcggtaattacagacggatttttcggcatattttctgtctgtaattacagacagatttttcaaCAAATTTTCCGTCTATAATTTGAACCTTGGAAAATCATCCCacactctgattacagacagaaaatccgtctgtaaatccgtcagtaaggtaaaatagaattttttatagatttttccattgcaaaataaacttgttttcatacaaaataaatataaatttaataatacaaatttttattgaTGGTACAAATAGAAAAACACTGAAGTGAGTACAAAGCGCTTTCTTTATGATAAGAAGCAATTATTTCCATGCAATAATACAAACTAAATACATTAGATGACAAGTAACTACTAGTGGACTCATCAGGATTCAATATCCCTAATTTATGAATAGCTTCATTCTTTCTTGAGCttcttagtgatggtggcaataTACTTGCCTTGGTGGAATGCTTGCTCCAACTCAAGTTTAGTTGGTTGTCTTGATCCATCACCACCAGCATAAGTTCGGGTACCGTATGGACAGCCACCCTTCACTTCATTCATCTCGAACATGCCGCCGCCAAATGTATATCTGATTGAGGCAGTCTATCTCTGCTTCCAATTCAGTAGAGAATTAATTAAGACTAATGAGGCAACAAAATATTTCATATGGGTAGAAATATAACTAGGAACATGTAAATTATAAAGATTCTTGGTCCAACAAAAAAAAGCACTTATCAAGAATCATGCGATTCTTGGTCCATCAAAGTTATTCGCTGCTTCCCACTTTCTGAGCAGAGGATGTCTACCTTAATATATCCGATCTACACTCAGACAACAAATAAGGCAATTATtagaaaaaataactaaaaagattAGATCACAGACTTTCACCTAAAGAAAATCCATCAGTTCCCGGAATGATTACCTCCAATGAACTGTCAGGAGAGAACCACCTCAATAGCACACCGAGATGCACTACTGTAGGAAGTAGCTTGAAAAGTAAAAGAGTTGTTACCTGCAGAAATTAACTGAGAAATTATTGATGGGATTATGcattcataataaattaatagTAGTATCATTGAATTCAAAGCATTGAAATTGATGGCAGCTTATGATATACTTCACGCTTTTCAGACTTAAATACTTGATCTTGGTAAACTTCAATATTGCAGAATAGATAATTTTTTCCCACATCAAAGCTTGTCTAACATTGACATTCGATTCAA
The DNA window shown above is from Arachis ipaensis cultivar K30076 chromosome B08, Araip1.1, whole genome shotgun sequence and carries:
- the LOC107613126 gene encoding VQ motif-containing protein 1-like — encoded protein: MSGYGGGSNKGPVKVVIINTQYVETDATSFKSVVQKLTGKDSSDDYGKPRHDKLRDHHHHHQRKNYYNNNNNNNNHVHVPDSSSSAGNNNNNGFVNQFLIRDMSFKEFDRFFSQMPPINDILSE